Within the Pseudomonadota bacterium genome, the region CCCAATCTGATTCAAACCGTCAAGGGCTACGCCTCCCATGAAAAAGAACTTTTTGAAAACATTGCCGAAGCCCGGACAAAATATTTTCAGGCTGGAAGCACCAAAAACAAGGTAGTGGCAGCCAACCAGCTGGAAGGGGTTCTTTCCCGCCTGCTGATGCTCCAGGAAAGCTACCCGGATCTAAAGGCCAACCAGTCTTTTCTCAAACTACAGGACAGCCTGGAAGGAACGGAAAACCGGATTGCTGTGGAACGGCAACGCTACAACGATGCGGTTCAGGGTCTGAATACCTATGCCCGAACTTTCTACGGCCATTTTTTCACCAGCATTGCCGGAGTCAGCAAAGCAACCTACTATGAGTTACCGGAAGGTGAGAAAGCCGTCCCCAAAGTAAAATTCTAACAGGAGAATAAAGGAGAATCAACGTGGAAAACATGCAGGCACTGGT harbors:
- a CDS encoding LemA family protein, producing MSKQVKNILITVAILLLIGFMTFGWVIKGYNQAVAMDENIKGCWAQVENQLKRRYDLIPNLIQTVKGYASHEKELFENIAEARTKYFQAGSTKNKVVAANQLEGVLSRLLMLQESYPDLKANQSFLKLQDSLEGTENRIAVERQRYNDAVQGLNTYARTFYGHFFTSIAGVSKATYYELPEGEKAVPKVKF